A window of Pusillimonas sp. T7-7 contains these coding sequences:
- the pal gene encoding peptidoglycan-associated lipoprotein Pal yields MSSRIAKSLTIAAFAATLAACSSVPLDQAGGSGTSGSDSASAGQVMDPFNPQSPLAQQRSVYFDFDSYTVPDQYRSLVEMHASYLASHAQQNILIEGNADARGGSEYNLALGQRRSEAVARMMTLLGVNAGQIEAISFGKERPKATGNTEADYAENRRADIVYQR; encoded by the coding sequence ATGAGCTCGCGCATCGCAAAAAGCCTTACCATCGCCGCATTTGCCGCCACTTTGGCTGCATGTAGTTCGGTACCACTTGACCAAGCCGGCGGCTCGGGCACTAGTGGATCCGACTCGGCCAGCGCTGGGCAGGTCATGGACCCTTTCAACCCGCAAAGCCCGCTCGCCCAACAGCGTTCGGTTTACTTCGACTTTGACAGCTACACCGTCCCTGACCAATATCGCAGCCTGGTTGAAATGCATGCCTCTTACCTGGCCAGCCACGCACAGCAGAACATCCTCATCGAAGGCAATGCCGATGCACGCGGAGGCTCGGAATACAACCTGGCACTTGGCCAGCGTCGCTCCGAGGCCGTTGCACGCATGATGACGTTGCTGGGTGTCAACGCCGGCCAGATCGAAGCCATCAGCTTCGGCAAGGAACGACCCAAAGCCACGGGCAACACCGAGGCTGACTACGCAGAAAACCGTCGTGCAGATATCGTGTATCAGCGATAA
- the tolB gene encoding Tol-Pal system beta propeller repeat protein TolB, translating into MTAATPAKSAMSLRWRAWALGIFLLVISLAAARPSHAQLRVDISGVGATQYPIAIADFSGDAQGQNVSEVIRADLTRSGQFRLVNATGANLNTESTIAHEEWRGRGADYLAYGSISQSGGQYSVSYRLVDTVRKTQLDGVAFSGTEKELRRISHQIADRIYEKITGVRGVFSTRIAYVLQTGNTYELQIADADGQNPQVMLRSKQSIISPAWSPDGKRLAYVSFETGKPVVYVQTLSSGQRVPLANFKGNNSAPAWSPNGQNLAIVLSRDSISQIYTINADGSGLRRVMRSPMIDTEPQYTADGGSLIFTSDRGGSPHIYKVPVSGGDAQRITFNGSYNISPAISPDGNSLVYVTRRNGAFRIALQNMGSGSEQLLTAGPDDESPSFAPNGMQILYSSVQGGRSVLAVTSVDGRVRQTLSALNGKVREPTWGPFTN; encoded by the coding sequence ATGACAGCCGCCACTCCAGCAAAAAGTGCCATGTCCTTACGCTGGCGCGCTTGGGCCTTGGGAATATTTCTGCTGGTTATCAGCCTTGCTGCAGCACGCCCATCCCACGCCCAGCTACGGGTCGACATATCCGGCGTCGGGGCCACCCAATACCCGATCGCCATAGCCGACTTTTCGGGGGATGCCCAAGGCCAGAATGTGAGTGAAGTCATCCGTGCCGATCTGACCCGTTCCGGCCAGTTCCGCCTCGTCAACGCCACGGGCGCCAATCTCAATACCGAAAGTACGATCGCCCATGAGGAATGGCGTGGCCGCGGAGCCGACTACCTAGCCTACGGCTCCATCAGCCAGTCCGGCGGTCAATACAGCGTCAGCTATCGATTGGTTGATACCGTGCGCAAAACCCAGCTCGATGGCGTGGCCTTCTCGGGCACCGAAAAAGAACTCCGACGCATTTCGCATCAAATCGCCGATCGCATCTATGAAAAAATTACCGGTGTGCGCGGCGTATTCTCGACACGAATCGCCTATGTGTTGCAAACAGGCAACACATATGAGTTACAAATTGCTGACGCAGACGGGCAAAATCCGCAAGTCATGCTGCGCTCCAAGCAGTCGATAATTTCGCCCGCCTGGTCGCCCGACGGCAAGCGATTGGCCTATGTCAGTTTTGAAACCGGCAAGCCTGTTGTTTATGTGCAGACACTGTCCTCCGGACAGCGTGTTCCATTAGCCAATTTCAAGGGTAATAACAGTGCTCCGGCCTGGTCACCCAACGGCCAAAATCTGGCTATCGTGCTGTCTCGCGACAGTATTTCGCAAATCTACACCATCAATGCCGACGGCTCCGGCTTGCGCCGAGTCATGCGCTCGCCAATGATCGACACCGAACCGCAATACACCGCAGACGGCGGATCGCTGATTTTCACCAGTGATCGAGGCGGCAGCCCGCACATTTACAAAGTGCCCGTCAGCGGTGGCGACGCCCAGCGCATCACCTTCAATGGCAGTTACAATATCTCACCTGCCATCTCGCCAGATGGAAACAGCCTGGTGTACGTTACAAGAAGGAATGGTGCTTTCCGTATTGCATTACAAAACATGGGGTCTGGCTCAGAGCAGTTGCTAACCGCCGGTCCCGATGACGAGTCACCAAGTTTTGCACCCAACGGAATGCAAATCCTTTATAGTTCTGTACAAGGTGGTCGCAGTGTTTTAGCCGTTACTTCTGTTGACGGTCGTGTCCGCCAAACACTATCTGCACTTAACGGCAAGGTACGCGAACCAACCTGGGGACCATTCACCAATTAA
- the tolA gene encoding cell envelope integrity protein TolA, producing MGKTSELTPEQRDDRRGLSYAAAIHAALFVFMLLGFVSAPKTPNPVQVELWADGTTPTAAAPETEPDTVEEPEETPPEPEVEPEPQPQPEPQPEPEPEPQPEPEPTPTPAEQAPEPEAEPLPEPEIDPDIALEEARKKREQEEEAARIAAAEKAAAEKAAAEKAAAEKAAAEKAAAEKAATEKAAAEKAAAEKAAAEKAAAEKAAAEKAAAEKAAAEKAAAEKAAAEKAAAEKAAAEKAAAEKAAAAKAAAEKKAAAEKKAAAEKKAAAEKKAAAEKKAAAEKAAKLKALREAMHGDALGAAGIPGGTSDRNQAGGGGGDGGYAAKVRACVRPRVIYNVPPRQGSANPTVQYRAQLNSDGTVKGVSVRRSSGNPRFDAAVQKGIQACSPFPKPPSGKYPSSIEGDYRMYD from the coding sequence ATGGGCAAGACGTCAGAGCTAACTCCCGAACAGCGCGATGATCGCCGGGGGTTGAGCTATGCGGCAGCAATACATGCCGCCCTGTTCGTTTTCATGCTGCTCGGCTTTGTTTCCGCTCCCAAGACTCCCAACCCGGTTCAAGTAGAACTGTGGGCCGATGGCACCACACCTACGGCCGCCGCGCCTGAAACCGAGCCTGATACGGTTGAAGAGCCCGAGGAGACGCCGCCCGAACCGGAAGTCGAACCGGAGCCACAGCCTCAACCCGAGCCGCAGCCTGAGCCTGAGCCAGAACCTCAGCCTGAACCTGAGCCCACCCCTACCCCGGCGGAACAAGCCCCTGAGCCTGAAGCCGAACCTCTGCCCGAGCCGGAAATCGACCCCGATATCGCTCTGGAAGAAGCACGCAAAAAACGTGAACAGGAAGAAGAGGCCGCGCGGATAGCGGCTGCCGAGAAGGCTGCTGCTGAGAAGGCTGCTGCTGAGAAGGCTGCTGCCGAGAAGGCTGCCGCTGAGAAAGCCGCTGCCGAGAAAGCCGCTACTGAGAAAGCCGCTGCTGAGAAGGCTGCTGCCGAGAAGGCTGCTGCCGAGAAAGCCGCTGCTGAGAAGGCTGCTGCTGAAAAGGCTGCTGCCGAGAAGGCTGCTGCCGAGAAAGCCGCTGCTGAGAAGGCTGCTGCTGAGAAGGCTGCTGCTGAAAAGGCTGCTGCCGAGAAGGCTGCTGCCGAGAAAGCCGCTGCAGCAAAGGCTGCTGCTGAGAAGAAGGCCGCAGCTGAGAAGAAGGCAGCTGCCGAAAAGAAAGCAGCTGCCGAAAAGAAAGCAGCTGCCGAGAAGAAAGCCGCCGCCGAAAAAGCCGCCAAACTCAAGGCCCTGCGTGAAGCCATGCACGGTGACGCATTGGGGGCGGCCGGCATCCCCGGCGGCACTTCTGACCGCAACCAGGCCGGTGGCGGAGGCGGCGATGGCGGCTATGCCGCAAAAGTCCGCGCCTGCGTGCGGCCACGCGTAATTTATAACGTGCCGCCTCGGCAAGGTTCCGCCAACCCGACAGTACAATATAGAGCACAACTAAACTCGGATGGTACCGTCAAGGGTGTCAGTGTCAGACGTTCCTCGGGGAACCCGCGCTTTGATGCAGCGGTCCAAAAAGGAATACAGGCCTGCTCGCCCTTCCCGAAACCGCCCTCAGGTAAGTACCCCTCGTCTATCGAAGGCGACTACCGCATGTACGATTAA
- the tolR gene encoding protein TolR: MPSARGGNGRSRRLKNEINVVPYIDVMLVLLVIFMVTAPMITPGLIELPSVGQASEVQAKPVEVQVSEDGAIALRVRDAGSEFQQINSENLVTEVQNRITAETPVVIAADGRVPYETVMKIMDQLRSSGITRLGLLVDQQPNAAQQTN, from the coding sequence ATGCCTTCCGCTCGTGGCGGCAATGGCCGCTCTCGTCGACTTAAAAACGAAATCAACGTGGTGCCGTACATCGACGTCATGCTGGTTTTGCTCGTTATTTTCATGGTGACGGCGCCCATGATCACCCCCGGGCTTATCGAACTGCCCTCGGTTGGCCAGGCCTCTGAAGTGCAAGCCAAGCCAGTCGAGGTGCAGGTCAGCGAAGACGGCGCCATCGCGCTGCGGGTGCGGGATGCAGGCTCAGAGTTCCAGCAGATCAACAGCGAAAACCTGGTGACAGAAGTGCAAAACCGGATCACTGCGGAAACGCCTGTCGTGATCGCAGCCGACGGGCGCGTTCCTTATGAAACCGTCATGAAAATCATGGACCAGTTGCGCAGCAGCGGCATCACCCGGCTAGGCCTGCTGGTCGACCAGCAACCCAATGCGGCACAGCAAACAAATTAA
- the tolQ gene encoding protein TolQ codes for MQASSDLSLLTLLIDASVPVQFVMLVLLGISILSWAYIFSKRAALKRANEQTRRFEDDFWAGGDLSVLQQAIATRRAEHGALARIFDAGMTEFIKARRNSSNGDAVLDGPRRAMRATYQREMDSLESHLNFLASAGSVSPYIGLLGTVWGIMHAFIGLSSMQQATLSAVAPGIAEALIATAIGLFAAIPAVIAYNRYTNEIDRLSIRFDSFIDEFLNILQRQVR; via the coding sequence ATGCAAGCCTCTAGCGACCTGTCGCTGCTTACCTTACTGATCGATGCCAGTGTCCCTGTGCAATTTGTCATGCTCGTCTTGCTGGGCATTTCGATTTTGTCCTGGGCATATATTTTCAGCAAACGCGCAGCCCTGAAACGCGCCAATGAACAAACCCGCCGTTTCGAAGATGATTTCTGGGCAGGCGGCGACCTGTCCGTCCTGCAACAGGCCATTGCCACCCGCCGTGCCGAACACGGCGCACTGGCCCGGATTTTCGATGCCGGCATGACGGAGTTCATCAAGGCGCGCCGAAACAGCAGCAACGGCGATGCCGTGCTTGACGGACCTCGTCGAGCCATGCGCGCCACCTACCAGCGCGAAATGGACAGCCTGGAGTCGCACCTGAACTTCCTGGCATCGGCCGGCTCGGTCAGCCCCTATATCGGCCTGCTGGGTACGGTCTGGGGCATTATGCATGCCTTCATCGGCCTGTCGTCCATGCAGCAAGCCACCTTATCGGCAGTCGCCCCCGGTATTGCCGAAGCCTTGATTGCCACGGCCATCGGTCTGTTTGCGGCCATTCCGGCAGTTATCGCCTATAACCGCTATACCAACGAAATCGACCGGCTTTCCATTCGTTTCGATAGTTTCATCGACGAATTCCTGAACATCTTGCAACGTCAGGTGCGCTAA
- the ybgC gene encoding tol-pal system-associated acyl-CoA thioesterase produces the protein MLIETSKPFFQLDIRVYYEDTDAGGVMYYANYLKFFERSRTEWLRHLGVDQSTYAAQEHRLFVVKNLEIQYRKPARLDDLLCIHSTIARVGPASISFQQSALRAGELLCESGIQVCCVDANTLQPAALTPELRTLLEKAKK, from the coding sequence ATGCTCATAGAAACAAGCAAACCGTTTTTTCAACTGGATATTCGCGTATATTACGAGGACACTGACGCGGGCGGCGTCATGTATTACGCCAACTACCTGAAGTTCTTCGAAAGAAGCCGGACGGAATGGCTACGCCACCTTGGTGTGGATCAATCAACCTACGCAGCACAAGAACATCGTCTATTCGTAGTCAAGAATCTTGAAATACAATATCGCAAACCCGCCAGGCTCGACGATTTGCTGTGCATACATAGCACTATCGCCCGGGTTGGCCCAGCCTCCATCAGTTTCCAGCAATCCGCACTACGCGCTGGGGAACTGTTGTGTGAAAGCGGTATCCAAGTCTGCTGCGTCGATGCCAATACATTGCAGCCCGCTGCGCTGACCCCTGAACTCAGAACCCTACTGGAAAAGGCCAAGAAATAA
- a CDS encoding proline--tRNA ligase, which translates to MHASKYHINTLKEAPAEAEVKSHQLMTRAGMIRKAAGGIYTYMPLGLKVLRKIENIVRQEMDQAGAIELLMPVVQPAELWVESGRWEQYGAELLRIKDRHQRDFVLQPTSEEVITDIARNEIHSWRQLPLNFYHIQTKFRDERRPRFGLMRGREFTMKDAYSFDRDEASAQSSYDTMYDAYMRIFQRLGLTFRAVAADTGSIGGSRSHEFQVIADTGEDLIVYNPNTQYAANIELAEAACLIPQRGAATETLNKTSTPDAPKCEIVAQQLGKPLSDTVKSIVLATDNPDDPAVALIWLLLLRGDHELNEIKTGKLEGLKNGYRFATEAEILDSFGCVPGYLGPINTVKPVTVIADHTVANMSNFVCGANAEGFHYTGVNWGRDLPEATVADLRNVVAGDPDPQGGQLAIQRGIEVGHVFFLGDKYSKALNATFLETDGKPALLQMGCYGIGISRIAAAAIEQCHDEKGIIWPKSIAPFELVICPMGWHKSETVRNTAEELYQSLKAQGVEVMLDDRDVRPGIMFADWELIGVPLRITIGDRGLKEGIVEIQARRQEITNKVAVADALDYALELLQSL; encoded by the coding sequence ATGCATGCAAGCAAGTATCACATTAACACTCTTAAAGAAGCACCTGCAGAAGCCGAAGTAAAAAGCCACCAGCTCATGACGCGTGCCGGCATGATACGCAAGGCGGCTGGCGGTATCTATACCTACATGCCGCTGGGCCTGAAGGTTTTGCGCAAAATAGAAAACATCGTCCGCCAGGAAATGGACCAGGCTGGCGCAATCGAATTGCTGATGCCCGTGGTACAGCCAGCCGAGCTCTGGGTTGAGTCGGGCCGTTGGGAACAGTACGGCGCCGAATTGCTGCGCATCAAAGACCGCCATCAGCGCGACTTTGTACTGCAACCCACATCGGAAGAAGTCATTACCGACATCGCCCGCAACGAAATTCACAGCTGGCGCCAGTTGCCCTTGAATTTCTATCATATCCAGACTAAGTTTCGCGACGAACGCCGTCCTCGTTTCGGCCTGATGCGTGGGCGCGAATTCACCATGAAGGATGCTTACTCCTTTGATCGCGACGAAGCCTCGGCACAGTCCAGCTACGACACCATGTACGACGCCTATATGCGGATCTTCCAGCGCCTGGGCCTGACTTTCCGCGCTGTAGCCGCCGACACCGGCTCAATCGGCGGCTCGCGCAGCCACGAATTCCAGGTCATCGCCGACACAGGCGAGGACTTGATTGTGTATAACCCCAACACACAATATGCCGCCAACATCGAACTGGCCGAAGCCGCCTGCCTGATCCCACAACGCGGCGCAGCGACTGAAACGCTTAACAAAACGTCCACACCCGATGCGCCGAAATGCGAAATCGTCGCACAACAGCTGGGCAAACCCCTGTCAGATACCGTCAAGTCCATCGTCCTGGCCACCGACAACCCGGATGATCCTGCAGTAGCCTTGATCTGGCTGCTGCTGCTGCGCGGTGACCACGAGCTGAATGAAATCAAGACAGGCAAGCTGGAAGGCTTGAAAAACGGCTACCGCTTTGCCACCGAGGCCGAGATTCTGGACAGCTTTGGTTGCGTGCCCGGATACCTGGGGCCCATCAATACTGTCAAGCCCGTCACCGTCATTGCCGACCACACCGTTGCCAACATGAGCAACTTCGTGTGCGGAGCCAATGCCGAAGGCTTTCATTACACAGGTGTGAACTGGGGACGCGATCTGCCTGAAGCCACAGTGGCCGACCTGCGCAATGTGGTCGCAGGCGACCCCGACCCTCAAGGCGGCCAACTGGCCATACAGCGTGGCATCGAGGTGGGCCACGTGTTTTTCCTGGGCGACAAGTATTCGAAAGCGCTCAACGCCACATTTCTGGAAACCGACGGCAAACCCGCCCTTTTGCAAATGGGCTGCTATGGAATCGGCATCAGCCGCATCGCAGCTGCGGCCATAGAACAGTGCCACGACGAAAAAGGCATCATCTGGCCCAAATCCATCGCCCCCTTCGAGCTGGTGATCTGCCCCATGGGCTGGCACAAAAGTGAAACAGTCCGCAACACCGCCGAAGAGCTATACCAGAGCCTGAAGGCACAAGGGGTGGAAGTCATGCTCGACGACCGCGACGTACGCCCCGGCATCATGTTCGCCGACTGGGAACTCATCGGCGTGCCGCTGCGCATCACCATAGGCGATCGTGGCCTGAAAGAAGGCATCGTCGAGATCCAGGCCCGTCGGCAGGAAATCACCAACAAGGTTGCGGTCGCCGACGCGCTTGACTATGCTCTGGAGTTGCTGCAGTCGCTATAG
- a CDS encoding RNA pyrophosphohydrolase encodes MLDREGYRPNVGIILVNQKNEVFWGKRIREHAWQFPQGGIKYGESPVQAMYRELHEEVGLLPEHVRILGRTRDWLRYNVPSNFVRRDSRSHYKGQKQIWFLLRMVGRDSDVSLRASRSPEFDAWRWSQYWVPLEAVIEFKREVYTLALNELAAILFKRGQETRYLRQRVQNQRSSIGQENKSHARIVG; translated from the coding sequence ATGTTAGACCGCGAAGGCTACCGTCCTAATGTCGGCATTATCCTCGTAAATCAAAAAAATGAGGTTTTCTGGGGTAAACGTATTCGGGAGCACGCATGGCAGTTTCCCCAAGGGGGCATCAAGTATGGGGAAAGCCCTGTACAGGCCATGTATCGAGAACTTCACGAAGAGGTGGGTTTACTGCCCGAGCATGTTCGTATATTAGGCCGGACGCGTGACTGGCTGCGTTATAACGTTCCGAGCAATTTTGTTCGACGCGATTCGCGCAGCCACTATAAAGGACAGAAACAAATCTGGTTTTTGTTGCGTATGGTTGGGCGCGACTCCGATGTCAGCCTGAGGGCGTCCCGTAGCCCCGAGTTCGATGCCTGGCGCTGGAGCCAATATTGGGTTCCGCTCGAGGCTGTCATCGAGTTCAAGCGTGAAGTCTATACCCTTGCATTGAACGAGCTTGCGGCCATTTTGTTCAAGCGTGGACAAGAAACCCGCTATTTGCGACAGCGAGTGCAAAACCAACGTTCATCCATAGGGCAGGAAAACAAAAGCCATGCGCGTATTGTTGGTTGA
- a CDS encoding response regulator has product MRVLLVEDEREMAAWLERALAQSGFLPEHAPDARTAESLLAASEYDAVIMDLRLPDKHGLVLLREMRNRGDVTPVLILTAQGALQDRVRGLNLGADDFLTKPFALEELEARLAALVRRSRGRQAPRMQCGSLIYDSESRAFGLEGAILHLTPREQAALAVLITRSGMPVEKSQLFNRVFEHDSEAGLDAIEVVLHRLRKKLAGSDVHIVTVRGLGYMLESIDSEADADV; this is encoded by the coding sequence ATGCGCGTATTGTTGGTTGAAGACGAACGGGAAATGGCTGCCTGGCTCGAAAGGGCGCTGGCGCAAAGTGGGTTTTTGCCAGAGCATGCGCCCGATGCCCGTACGGCTGAAAGCCTGCTTGCTGCGTCAGAGTACGATGCCGTGATCATGGATCTGCGCCTGCCAGACAAGCACGGCCTGGTGCTGTTGCGTGAAATGCGTAATCGCGGCGATGTCACTCCGGTGCTGATCCTGACGGCGCAGGGAGCCCTGCAGGATCGGGTACGAGGTCTGAATCTGGGCGCCGACGACTTCCTGACCAAGCCCTTTGCACTCGAAGAGCTCGAGGCCAGGCTGGCCGCTCTTGTACGTCGTAGCCGTGGCCGCCAGGCTCCCCGCATGCAGTGCGGCTCATTGATTTACGACAGCGAAAGCCGGGCCTTCGGACTGGAGGGAGCCATCTTGCATCTGACTCCACGCGAGCAGGCTGCCTTGGCCGTGCTGATTACACGCAGCGGCATGCCCGTAGAAAAAAGCCAGCTTTTCAACCGGGTTTTCGAACACGATAGCGAGGCCGGCCTGGATGCCATCGAGGTTGTTCTGCATAGGCTGCGCAAGAAGCTGGCGGGCAGCGACGTACATATTGTTACCGTTCGTGGTCTGGGCTATATGCTTGAAAGCATAGACTCGGAAGCCGACGCAGACGTCTGA
- a CDS encoding sensor histidine kinase, protein MAWFTQKPPGSIRFWLLALLIPGTVGLMLFDSWNDYYALKAVTGTVYDSALLEPAKVLETSVEFNPDGTLRIDPPFYAQVMLESRAGNRKYFRVEEVTPAALSLSGIQGNAVEGDTLLGMQGLPRPKAFADTEGMPVFYTGMYRNDEVRMVALWRDLHYEGLRRQVIIMVGESVDVRMRTQQEAWRQGLFRDARMLILVVLLVWFSVAWALRPLNELRRKIKARDIDNLMPLDANLVPHEVVPMVRAVNHHIGLYRQVLGKQAQFLADASHQLRTPLAIMRTQAQYAKREPDIARTRETLGAIVQQLGQASRLTEQLLSLAHASGSDVAPQGRVDLNTLARDVVLQYLTLAREKHQDLGWIDCTGSEAANPEVRVLVLGSEAEIQEAVANLVHNAINHAGEGCTITVSAGAEGDQAWVSVCDNGVGLDPSLRETVFGRFDRGGLEHKSRNSGSGLGLAIALAYAERNRGTIVLKDGDPSPGGVGLCALLQLQRYIDQEG, encoded by the coding sequence ATGGCCTGGTTTACACAGAAACCTCCAGGGAGCATACGGTTCTGGCTCCTGGCGCTTTTGATACCAGGCACTGTCGGGCTGATGCTGTTCGATAGCTGGAATGATTACTACGCCCTGAAGGCAGTAACCGGCACGGTCTACGACAGCGCCTTGCTTGAGCCAGCCAAAGTGCTGGAAACCAGCGTCGAGTTCAATCCCGATGGCACACTGCGTATTGACCCACCGTTTTATGCACAGGTGATGCTCGAGTCCCGCGCCGGGAACCGCAAATATTTCAGGGTTGAAGAGGTCACTCCTGCCGCCTTGTCTTTGTCGGGCATACAGGGCAACGCTGTCGAAGGGGATACCTTGCTGGGCATGCAGGGGCTGCCACGGCCCAAGGCGTTTGCCGACACCGAGGGCATGCCCGTGTTCTACACCGGCATGTACCGCAACGACGAAGTGCGCATGGTGGCCTTGTGGCGTGATCTGCATTACGAGGGTTTGCGCAGGCAAGTCATCATAATGGTTGGTGAAAGCGTTGATGTGCGCATGCGTACACAGCAAGAAGCCTGGAGGCAGGGCCTGTTTCGCGACGCCCGCATGCTGATACTGGTTGTGCTGCTGGTCTGGTTCAGTGTTGCCTGGGCCTTGCGCCCGCTGAACGAATTAAGGCGAAAGATCAAGGCGCGTGATATTGATAACCTGATGCCGCTGGACGCCAACTTGGTGCCTCACGAGGTTGTGCCCATGGTCAGGGCTGTCAACCATCATATTGGCTTGTATCGTCAGGTATTGGGAAAACAGGCCCAGTTTCTGGCTGATGCCTCGCATCAGTTGCGCACTCCGCTGGCCATCATGCGTACGCAGGCGCAATATGCAAAGCGCGAACCCGATATCGCCAGAACACGGGAAACCTTGGGGGCTATCGTGCAGCAATTAGGCCAGGCGTCGCGCCTGACCGAGCAACTGCTGTCGCTGGCTCATGCCAGCGGCAGCGATGTGGCCCCCCAAGGCAGGGTGGACCTGAACACCCTGGCACGTGATGTGGTGCTGCAGTATTTGACGCTGGCACGCGAAAAACACCAGGATCTGGGCTGGATCGATTGCACTGGCAGCGAGGCTGCCAATCCTGAGGTTCGGGTCTTGGTGCTGGGTAGCGAGGCCGAGATCCAAGAGGCGGTTGCCAACCTGGTGCATAACGCCATCAATCATGCCGGAGAAGGCTGCACCATTACTGTATCAGCGGGGGCCGAGGGTGATCAGGCGTGGGTGAGTGTCTGCGATAACGGTGTCGGGCTCGATCCATCTTTGCGCGAAACCGTATTCGGCCGATTCGATCGTGGCGGCCTGGAGCACAAAAGCCGGAACAGTGGTTCGGGCCTGGGTTTGGCCATTGCCCTGGCTTACGCTGAACGCAACCGCGGGACTATCGTATTGAAAGACGGCGACCCCTCGCCAGGAGGGGTCGGCTTGTGTGCGCTGCTTCAGTTGCAGCGATACATCGACCAAGAAGGGTGA
- a CDS encoding NAD(P)-dependent oxidoreductase: MPSINDRSYETQPAAKVAFLGLGVMGFPMAGHLSKAGHTVTVYNRTFEKAEAWVKEFGGQAARTPKEAAQGASIVFCCVGNDDDLRSVILGENGALAGMAPGSILVDHTTASAEVARELHKKAKEQGVGFVDGPVSGGQAGAVNGALTVMCGGEQAHFDTIQPLAFHFAQAVTLLGAPGSGQLCKMVNQICIAGLVQGLSEAIAFGQAAKLDMQQVLGVISKGAAQSWQMENRGHTMIEDKFDFGFAVDWMRKDLGLVLSEANRNGARVPVTALVDQFYADIQQMGGKRWDTSSLIKRLRS, from the coding sequence ATGCCTTCCATCAACGACAGATCCTACGAAACCCAGCCCGCCGCCAAGGTCGCATTCCTGGGCTTGGGCGTCATGGGCTTTCCCATGGCCGGGCACCTGTCCAAGGCTGGTCACACAGTCACCGTGTACAACAGAACCTTTGAAAAGGCCGAGGCCTGGGTCAAGGAATTTGGCGGTCAGGCCGCCCGCACCCCCAAAGAAGCCGCACAAGGCGCCAGTATCGTCTTTTGCTGCGTCGGCAACGATGATGACCTGCGCAGCGTCATACTGGGCGAGAACGGCGCCTTGGCGGGCATGGCGCCGGGTTCGATTCTGGTCGACCACACCACGGCCTCGGCGGAGGTCGCACGCGAACTGCACAAAAAAGCCAAGGAACAAGGGGTGGGGTTTGTTGATGGGCCTGTTTCCGGTGGCCAGGCAGGCGCCGTCAATGGAGCCCTGACGGTCATGTGCGGAGGTGAACAAGCGCATTTCGATACCATCCAGCCGTTGGCATTTCATTTTGCACAGGCCGTCACACTGCTGGGCGCCCCGGGTTCGGGTCAGTTGTGCAAAATGGTCAATCAAATCTGCATTGCGGGCCTGGTACAGGGCTTGTCTGAAGCCATTGCCTTCGGTCAGGCGGCAAAGCTCGATATGCAGCAGGTACTGGGCGTAATCAGCAAAGGCGCCGCGCAAAGCTGGCAAATGGAAAATCGTGGCCACACCATGATAGAAGACAAGTTCGACTTCGGATTTGCGGTCGACTGGATGCGCAAGGATCTGGGCCTGGTGCTCTCTGAAGCCAATCGCAATGGCGCCCGCGTTCCCGTAACGGCGCTGGTGGATCAGTTCTATGCAGATATTCAGCAGATGGGCGGCAAGCGCTGGGACACCTCCAGCCTGATCAAGCGTCTGCGCAGCTAG